The Kosakonia sp. SMBL-WEM22 sequence GCTGATATTAATCACATTCACTTTGCCGCCAGTGACATCGAAAGCGATATTTTTGCGCTTGAGTGAATACATAATCCACTCTTCGCCGTCGCTGTTAGCGGTTTCGCCAGCACCGTAATGCTCAATTACACTCTGTTTCGCGTCGCCAGGCGTAACGCCGCGCGCGGTGTGCAGTGTTGGGGAGTGCAGCGTTATCTGTCCGATGACGTAACTGTCAATGCTTTTGCCACGCTGCTGCCAGTCGATATTCGCACTGTAGATATCAAAGCCTGCAAAAATGTGGCGATAAAATTTATAATTTTCATCACCAAACGGCACCTCACCGACAAAATCCTCGCTGTTCTGTTTCCCTAACGCAGCAAGCAGATTACGATCCCAATTCTGCCCAAGGGTGACTGTCTGTTTATTAATTTCAACGGTGAAGTCATTTTCCGCCAGCGGCGTTTGCGCCGCCTGGGCAGATAAACCCAACAGCAGCACAAAAACAGGGATGATTCGTCGCATTAACATTTCCATAGCCAGTCGAAAGATCCGCTATTTAAGCCAGCTACCCGCCTCGTTGACAAGCGTTTTACCCGCCTGCGTCACCACCAGTTTCGGCGGGTTGTAATCCACCCGGTAAAGAACATCACCATTATGGAATTCTGCGCCAGTGACGCGGTTTGCACCATCCAGCCGCGTTTTACCATGCAGGCTAATCTGCTGGCTGTCACGGTTCCGTGCGCCGATATATAGCAGATCATCGCAAGGCGTAGTGAACTCACCGCAATTGTTACGGATCGCAATCATAAAATTATCTGTACGAATAATTTTCGTGGTCGCGCCAGTGTGAACAGCCTCTTTAACCAGGGCGTAATTTACCGGAGCATAATAGTCACCGCGTTCAGGCGGTTGCGTAAGATGCCACGCCATTTTGTCACCATCAATAACCAGCGTGGCTTTGCCGTTTTTACCGCCAAAGCTCGAGTCAAACGTAACAATGGCAGTGTCGTTATCAACTTCGCCGCGCAGATTGTTGTGCTGTTCGTCCGGGCAATCGATGCGGTTACCACGCTGGGTAATAAAACAATACGACCCGGTAATTTGGTTACTCTGCTGGGATAACTTCAGCGTTAATGTGGACTCGCTGCTTTCACTACCGTGCCACTGCCCGGTGAAATCCGTTGCCGACGCAGTGCTGGTGCAGCAGGAGAACAAAAAGCCTGCGGCGAAAAAGTAGAGCCTGTAGTCAATTGAATGTCTACCCATAGCGTGCGTTAGATCCTTATCACTATTCCAGATTCTTAAGGCCCGTAAAAGAACATCAGTGTCGACAAGTCGTCAAGGTCGGCTTTCAATAAAGCATTTTTCCCTGCGGTTCTAATGACAGCTAATTCCTTTCATAAGAATGGTCGACGGATGTTCCCGTGCCAAGGTCATTAATGCTTCGATATCCAAGGGTTTTTAAGTGCTTTGCAGAGGAAATTGTGCAGCGCTTCGCCCTCGTTACGGGTTAAGTGATCCATAACCATTTTCTCGTTGAAAGTGAAAGGCGCAGCGACACTGCAAACGCCTATGCAATTTAAGAGAGTATCTTTTCACTCTGATTTCTCTGCTTAAAGAAAATCTTTATCCGGGGCGTGGTCAAATAGCTCACCCGCAATATTCGCAATCCGTTTATGCTGAACCAGTTTGTCTTTCCACTCTTGAGGAATACCCGCGTAGCCGTATAGTGCCCCGGCAATTTGCCCGGCTGTAGCCGCAACGCTGTCGGCATCGTCGCCCAGATTAGCCGCTAATAAAATCGCATCACGGAAATTATCCGTATTCCAGACCGCCCACATCGCCGCTTCGAGCGTGTCGATAACATACGCACTGGAACGAATCTGATCGCGCGTTTTTTGTTTGTACTCACCGGCATTAATAATAAGCACACGTGAAGCGAGCGGGACGATGTGTGGTAAAAACGTTTTTTCTTTGTCATAACCGTAGATTAAATGATTCAACAGCAAACCAAGAAAAAAACAGGCTGAAAGGGATTCGGTCGTACCGTGCGTTGCCTGGCTTTGCGCCTGGGAATCAAACCATATTCCGCGTACGGTTTTGCGGCGAAATATAGCTACCGGAGCTTCACGAACTAATGCTGCATTACCTGCAGTATTTTTCTCTGTATTACCCATCCACGTTTCACCATGCTGGAGGTATTGCTCAAGCGCAAAACGAGTCGTTTTACCGATATCAAAGCAGATGCCATTGCTGCTATTCTCACCCCGCTTATACCAACGCACCAGGCGATTTCGAAAATCCTTAAAATCCAATGTATTATTTTGCAGATAGGTTTCTGCAAGGCACAGCATCATTGAGGTATCACCCGTCCACTCGCCAGCCTTAAGCCCGAAGATTCCACCACCTACCAAATCGCTCACTCTGTAACGATCGCGTGCTTGAAATGCAAGCGTCGCCCCTACAGCGTTACCTACCGCCAGCCCAACTAATGCGCCAATGGCCTTATCGCGGGCATCAGGAATGGACGTCTGAAGCGGAAGCGCTTTATCCCAGGCATCATATTTTACGGCGGCAGGATCCGGAGCTTCAGACAATATTTTGCGGACGTTAAGGGGGCGGTAATGACTGTATCGATCGCTATAGATGCTGATTGTTAAGTCATCTGCATGCAAATCGATCTTTGGCGACCCTGAAAAGAGAAACAGTATATAGTGGCGAAGTGGCAAAACATTAATCGGTTGCCCGCAATGATGGCATTCACCATCATTGCCTGAGATAGATTTTGCTAATGAGACTAATTTTGAAAATTTACTTATCTGATGAAAATGTTATTTCAGGTAATAAAACATGCACCAAACCAGAATAACAATCAGACATTAAAATCATCCGGATATAACAAAGCCAGTCTTTTTTGCGTCTCAGCAAAATTTTTATTGACCTGATGAGGCAGCTGTACTTTCAATCCTTTTCGAATCTGTGACGCAATATAAAAAGCGTCGGTCAGTCGCTCAAAGAAAATCTCATCGGAAGTTTCAAACTCTTTTACAGCATACATACCAAAAGTGAGTTCGCGTAGCTTACTTTTATCCTGCTGGGTACCTTTTACAACATCTCGCAAATATTCCAGCTGCGCAACAATTGATCTGTACATAGGTTCGAGTGCACCAGCATCCGGGTTACTTTTTATTGCATTGTGCCTTTTGATTGCCAGCCTCAATGCTTTCTCAACATAATCTAATGCAGTTAATTCAGTCATTTAACGGGTGTCCAGGTATCTCTTTGTGTTGAAAACCATTGTATTCCACCGCCCTCTGTTTGGAAAGGTTTGCCGGGAACAGACCAGGTATCAAGAGCTGGAGTAGCTGTACTTCTTAGCATCAGCGTTTTCTCCTGCGCCTGGTAAGCAATGACCTCTTTCGGCACTATATCTGTTGTGCCGCGAACCTGGCCAACAGGGTTTATTCCGAGTTTAGTCGGTGGGGTATTTTCATTCATCGAATACCAGTTGCCCTGCCAGTTACCCGGCGATTGGTTCTGATAGGCTATTTTCCCGCGGTTAATTGTTTCAACCGAAACCCTTTCTTCAAGGTTAATACCTGACATATATGCGTCAATTTTCCCCTCTTCAACGCCCTGTTTGCGCATGAAATCTTCAACCGTTTTTCTGTTACCGCGAATGTTGATATCTTTATTTAAATTACCGGTGCGTTCGAACTTCGCATTCAGCTCAGCGCGGCGAGCTGAGACGGCTGGAGCGGGAGCAGGTTGCGCCACAGGTTTGCCAGCCCGCCAGGCATTAAACTTCGCCCCGCCTTTAGCACCCAGGCCACCGCCAATGAGTCCGCCAAATAGCATGCTCCATTTTTGACCATCGCTGCCCTCACCAAAAAACTCACCGCCAACGTAATTGCCGAGCGTTCCTCCGGTCATGCCACCTGCGGTGCTAAGCAGTGCAATGGCTGGCCCGGCAATCACGGCGAGCGCGCCTGCACCAACCCCCAGCATTACCCAGTTGACCCATCCGGGGATCTCCGGGCTGATCTCATCGGTTTGCACCTTTGCACCGCCAATAAATACATTGGCGGAACCCTTGAAGATCTCTGCGCTGCAGGTTAAACGATCGCTAATGCGCGCAGCAGGATAATTATTGATGTAAACCTTTATCGATCCCTCTGCGACGCGCTGAGGTGTTCCGCTGTGTTCATCACATTCACCGAGCGACAGATGTGCGCGAATCGCCTTACGGCTGTTGATAAAAACATCAGGAGATCCCTCCTTCAGCGTCCCGGTAACGTGCCTGGGAGCCCATGACATACTGCCAAGGACTTCTCCAAGGCCTCCGCCTGCGCAAGCGCTGGCCGCAACAGTAGAAACGACGACCAGCGCAGCACCACCAGTTACCGCTACGGCAGCGACGCCAAGCAGAGCGCCGCCGATAAGACCCGCAATCATCCAGCCTTTCGACGCCGTATGTGCGATCGGATCATCAACTCGCGCAGCTTGGTATTCAGCCATGATTAACATCACTTCCGTTGCGGGCAAGGAAACGCCGGACTCCTTCTAAGGAGTCCAGGCCGGCAACGCCTTCAAATGTTCGACAGGCAGACAACTGCTGCGCAAGATGGTGCCCGCCCCCCTGCGGCAGTGTCCATAGCGCATAGCGCACGGGCTGACTTCCTGGTACGGAAGCGATCCTTAACGCCTGCCCGTCCTGTGCGTAGAGCAAAAATACGCCTTCGCGCGCACGCTGCAGAGGTAGGTGCTGGTAGAGGGACTGGATACCGTCAAAAGAGGATAGGTGCTTCGTTTCCGTATCGAGAGCAAAGAATATTCGCGGGTCGTCAGCAAGTAACATTTGCTCAGGCTCTGTTTCCCGCTGACGATGGAATTTGATGCTCTGGATAATATCCTGATACTGCCGCTGATAATATTGACTAAACTCATCGGGGCATGTGCCAATATAACAAACAATTTTTTTGCCAGTGGGCTGCTCATCCAGCAAGACTACCGTCTGACGTTGAAAAATAACCGTGCCATCATTTTTAAACTGGTAAAAAAGTTCAACCGCAGGTTCACCATCAACTGACACGGGCTGCGATAAATGAAGACGAAATTCTGGAACGGTAATTTCCATTTCGCGTAAAATTCGCGCCGCTACAGCCTGAATATTTTCATTTTTTTTAGCGCTGGCTCGGGATACAACAAAGGTGAATTCACTTGCGCCATTATCATTTAGCGTAAATAAATTCATGGTGCGATCTTTAAACATATCCGGTAGCGCGAGCGTCGCTTCCTGAAGAGTATAGTCAGCCATTTCTGTATCCCTTTACTTATTGCTGTTAATAATAAAAAAGCTATCAACTTCTTGTTGGATGGCACCTTGATGACCCGAGCCAGGTGCAACAATATCTGCATGCCCTCCATCCGGGTTCAGGTGAAGCTCACCGCCTAATGTATTTATCTGCCCTGTTTGTTTGACGGTAAAATTAAAATTATTGCCAACAATATTGATATTGCCATCGTTGGTTAACTCAATGGCGCTCTCACCGCATTCCAGACGCAAAGAAGTGCCTGCGGATAAGGTGAATGAATTGACAACTTTATCATTTCTGTCACTGCCGGTTAAATTCAGGGTATTTACTTTTACGCCGCTCTTCTGATCTTTCACCACGCGCAGCGTTTCGTTCTCGCCGACAAACTGCGTATGATTTTTTTCGATGGTGTGAGTTTCATCATTCTCAACATCAACATCAAGATTTCGCTCTGCATGCAACCACACCTGCTCTTCGCCCGCTTTATCTTCAAAGCGCAGGGCATTAGCGTTATCCACCGAGCCATCTTTCGATCGGCTCAGGAAGCCCATCTGTGTGGCCGCTGCCGGTAATGCCCAGGGCGGCATGCTCGCTTCGTTGTAGACGCGCCCGGTAACAATCGGACGGTCCGGGTCGCCGTTGATGAAGTCAATCACCACTTCATCCCCCACGCGCGGAATTTGCACCCCGCCGAAGCCCTGGCCTGCCCACGCGCTCGACACACGCACCCAGCAGGAGCTGGTGTCATCCCCTTTCGCCTGCCGGTCCCAGTGGAACTTCACCTTTATCCGGCCATACTTGTCCGTCCAGATACTCTCCCCCTGCGGGCCCACCACTTTCGCCGTCTGCGGACCGTGGGTTTTCGGCCACGCCGTCACTGGTGCCGGGCGGAACACCACCGAAGAAGGAATCACGGTGAAGTCGGTGCGGTGCACCGTCTCGCCGTCTGACCCACTGGCGTAGCGGTTTTCTTCCAGGAAGTAGTTCGCCTCGGTGGTCAGGTACTCCCCGTTATCGCTGAAGAAGGGCGCGTTGTAGAGTGCGAAGGTGTGACCCGGCGCGATACCCACTGCCGTGGCGGTGGCCTGAATCTGCTGGTGCTCCACCTGCCAGCGCTCCTGGCGGATGCGGGCGTAATACTCCCCGTGACCGTGTTCGACAAAACGTCCCGGCCAGTCATAAACGTCAATGCTCCCCG is a genomic window containing:
- the tssI gene encoding type VI secretion system tip protein TssI/VgrG, coding for MQDRITVSLPVDGLLFWKLSGREALSEAFAFSLTVLGTDARIDRSQLLGQPVTVNVPTQGIAGGTRHFNGKITRVAVSATEMSGTRYAVYRLTVEPDVWPMKRDRNLRIFQEQTVPQIVKTLLGEYQVNLEDRLTGSYRTWGYCVQYQESSFDFISRLMELEGIAYHFSHEAERHVMVLTDAATEHQPFSGYETIPYHATPSGGSTSEEGISQWALEDSVTPGIYSLDDYDFRKPNAWLFQARQNPASPQPGSIDVYDWPGRFVEHGHGEYYARIRQERWQVEHQQIQATATAVGIAPGHTFALYNAPFFSDNGEYLTTEANYFLEENRYASGSDGETVHRTDFTVIPSSVVFRPAPVTAWPKTHGPQTAKVVGPQGESIWTDKYGRIKVKFHWDRQAKGDDTSSCWVRVSSAWAGQGFGGVQIPRVGDEVVIDFINGDPDRPIVTGRVYNEASMPPWALPAAATQMGFLSRSKDGSVDNANALRFEDKAGEEQVWLHAERNLDVDVENDETHTIEKNHTQFVGENETLRVVKDQKSGVKVNTLNLTGSDRNDKVVNSFTLSAGTSLRLECGESAIELTNDGNINIVGNNFNFTVKQTGQINTLGGELHLNPDGGHADIVAPGSGHQGAIQQEVDSFFIINSNK
- a CDS encoding DcrB-related protein gives rise to the protein MADYTLQEATLALPDMFKDRTMNLFTLNDNGASEFTFVVSRASAKKNENIQAVAARILREMEITVPEFRLHLSQPVSVDGEPAVELFYQFKNDGTVIFQRQTVVLLDEQPTGKKIVCYIGTCPDEFSQYYQRQYQDIIQSIKFHRQRETEPEQMLLADDPRIFFALDTETKHLSSFDGIQSLYQHLPLQRAREGVFLLYAQDGQALRIASVPGSQPVRYALWTLPQGGGHHLAQQLSACRTFEGVAGLDSLEGVRRFLARNGSDVNHG
- a CDS encoding immunity protein Tsi6 family protein; the encoded protein is MTELTALDYVEKALRLAIKRHNAIKSNPDAGALEPMYRSIVAQLEYLRDVVKGTQQDKSKLRELTFGMYAVKEFETSDEIFFERLTDAFYIASQIRKGLKVQLPHQVNKNFAETQKRLALLYPDDFNV
- a CDS encoding polymorphic toxin type 46 domain-containing protein, with amino-acid sequence MAEYQAARVDDPIAHTASKGWMIAGLIGGALLGVAAVAVTGGAALVVVSTVAASACAGGGLGEVLGSMSWAPRHVTGTLKEGSPDVFINSRKAIRAHLSLGECDEHSGTPQRVAEGSIKVYINNYPAARISDRLTCSAEIFKGSANVFIGGAKVQTDEISPEIPGWVNWVMLGVGAGALAVIAGPAIALLSTAGGMTGGTLGNYVGGEFFGEGSDGQKWSMLFGGLIGGGLGAKGGAKFNAWRAGKPVAQPAPAPAVSARRAELNAKFERTGNLNKDINIRGNRKTVEDFMRKQGVEEGKIDAYMSGINLEERVSVETINRGKIAYQNQSPGNWQGNWYSMNENTPPTKLGINPVGQVRGTTDIVPKEVIAYQAQEKTLMLRSTATPALDTWSVPGKPFQTEGGGIQWFSTQRDTWTPVK
- the tri1 gene encoding ADP-ribosylarginine hydrolase Tri1, with the translated sequence MPLRHYILFLFSGSPKIDLHADDLTISIYSDRYSHYRPLNVRKILSEAPDPAAVKYDAWDKALPLQTSIPDARDKAIGALVGLAVGNAVGATLAFQARDRYRVSDLVGGGIFGLKAGEWTGDTSMMLCLAETYLQNNTLDFKDFRNRLVRWYKRGENSSNGICFDIGKTTRFALEQYLQHGETWMGNTEKNTAGNAALVREAPVAIFRRKTVRGIWFDSQAQSQATHGTTESLSACFFLGLLLNHLIYGYDKEKTFLPHIVPLASRVLIINAGEYKQKTRDQIRSSAYVIDTLEAAMWAVWNTDNFRDAILLAANLGDDADSVAATAGQIAGALYGYAGIPQEWKDKLVQHKRIANIAGELFDHAPDKDFL